Proteins encoded in a region of the Synechococcus sp. BIOS-U3-1 genome:
- the pyrR gene encoding bifunctional pyr operon transcriptional regulator/uracil phosphoribosyltransferase PyrR translates to MVTSGNSDRIEILSAEDVGRTLSRLASQVLECVGEVKELLLLGIPTRGVHLSAVLARFLQEQSGQTIAQGTLDPTFHRDDLERVAMRPVQATELPVSVEGRDVLLVDDVIFTGRTVRAALEAIQAWGRPRRVMLLVMVDRGHRELPIQPDFCGRSVPTRRTETIELRLLDVDGEEGVFLRSDQEGN, encoded by the coding sequence ATGGTGACGTCTGGGAACAGTGATCGGATCGAGATCCTTTCCGCCGAGGACGTCGGCAGAACACTGTCGCGTCTGGCTTCTCAGGTTCTTGAATGTGTTGGAGAGGTGAAGGAGTTACTCCTGCTGGGAATACCCACTCGTGGAGTTCATTTGTCAGCAGTGTTGGCGCGCTTTCTCCAAGAGCAGAGCGGCCAGACGATCGCTCAGGGCACGCTAGATCCGACCTTCCATCGCGATGATCTCGAGCGTGTGGCGATGAGGCCTGTGCAGGCGACCGAGCTGCCGGTGAGTGTCGAAGGACGTGATGTGCTGTTGGTTGATGATGTGATTTTCACAGGCCGCACCGTGCGTGCTGCTCTGGAAGCGATTCAGGCCTGGGGTCGGCCTCGCAGGGTGATGCTGTTGGTGATGGTGGATCGCGGTCATCGAGAACTGCCGATTCAGCCTGATTTCTGTGGTCGATCTGTGCCCACGCGGCGGACCGAAACCATCGAGCTCAGGCTGCTGGATGTGGATGGTGAAGAAGGCGTCTTTCTGAGGAGTGATCAGGAGGGGAACTGA